TACAGCATATGTCGGACATTCTGTTGCGGCTTTTGACCATGCCCGGCGAGCGTGAGCCCATGGCTGCCGCTGCGCTTTCGGCTGCGCGGCCCGATGCGGCCGCGCGCGTGGTGGCCGTTCTCGAAGAAATAGCGTAATTCAACGGCCCGGGCGCAGACAGCATGCGCCCGGGAGCGATATTTGCGGGAAAATTCAACCCTCCAAATTATCTAGACTTTTTTTAAAGGTACAGCATGAACAGCAAGATTCGGCGTATTCATATGGTTGGCATTGGCGGCGCGGGTATGAGCGGCATTGCCGAGGTTCTTCTCAATCAGGGCTATGAGGTTTCTGGCTCGGACATGAGTGATTCTGCCGTTGTGCGTCATCTTCGCGAGCTTGGCGCGCATGTGGCTGTTGGGCACGCTGCGGAAAACGTGGGTGATGTGCAGGTGCTGGTGAAGTCTACCGCCATCAACGACGAAAACCCCGAACTGGTTGAAGCACGCCGCCGTAATATTGCCATCATTCCTCGCGCCGAAATGCTGGCCGAACTCATGCGCCTGCGGCAGGGCATTGCCATTGCCGGTACACATGGCAAAACCACAACCACGTCGCTTACTGCTTCTATTTTTGATACAGCTGGGCTTGACCCCACGGTTATCATCGGCGGCCGGCTAAACGCTTATGGAACCAATGCCCATCTCGGGCACGGTGAATATCTGATAGCCGAAGCCGACGAGTCTGACGGCTCATTCCTCTGCCTTCTGCCCATCATCAATGTGGTCACCAATGTGGACGAAGACCATCTGGACCACTACAAGACCCGCGCGGGTATTGATGATGCCTTTGTGCAGTTCATGAACAACGTGCCTTTTTACGGGCTCAACATTGTCTGCGGTGACGACCCCGGTGTGCGTGCCTTGCTTGCGCGCGTCAAGCGCCCCGTGCTGACCTACGGCTTTGCAGAGGACAACGTGCTGCGCGCCGTTCCTCTGGAATGCGGGGTTCGCAACCACTTTGAAGTATGGCGCAACGGTGCCAAGCTGGGCGAGGTAAGCCTGCCCCAGCCTGGCCGCCACAACATGCTCAATGCCCTTGCCGCCATTGGCGCAGCCATGGAAGTGGACATCAGCTTTGAAAAGTGCGCCGAGGGCCTCAATGGTTTTGGTGGCGTGGGGCGGCGCTTTGAGTTCAAGGGCGAAAAGAGCGGCGTGACCGTGGTTGACGACTATGGACATCACCCGGCGGAAATTGCGGCCACCCTTGCCACAGCACGCCAGGTTTTTCCTGGCCGTCGCATTGTGGCAGCTTTTCAGCCGCACCGTTTCAGCCGCACTCAGGCCCATTTTGGTGAATTCTGCAAAGTTTTTGACAATGTGGACCAGCTGTTGCTCACAGAGATTTATGCGGCTTCTGAAAAGCCCATTCCCGGTGTTTCGGGGCAGAGCCTTGCCCAGGGTATCCGGCAGGTTTCCACAACGCCCGTGGAGTACTTTCAGACGCTCAACGATCTTGCCGCCAGCCTGCACAATATTCTGAAAGAAGGTGACGTGCTGCTGACCCTTGGCGCTGGCAGCATTACCCGTCTTGGCCCCGCATGGCTGGAAGGACAGAATCATGCGTGAGATGCCCGCACCCTTTCTTGCCCCTCGCACCACGCTGCGCATAGGCGGAACCGCCATTGCCGAGCTTGTGCTTGAAAGGCATGAAGATCTTTATCTGTTACCAGATAAACTCAAGGCTCTTGGCGGAACTCCGCTGGTGTTGGGTGCTGGTAGCAATATTCTTGCCCATGATGGCGAGTTGCCGCTGGTGCTTATACGGCCTTTTTTTAGCGACGGCCCGCAGATTGTAGGCGAGCACGAGGGCAGGATTCTTGTGCGCGCCGGTGCGGGTGTGCCCATGGCCCGACTGTTGCGTTTTTGTGCAGTAAACGGACTTAGCGGTCTTGAAGGCCTTGTGGGCATACCTGGCAGCGTGGGTGGTGCAGTAGCCATGAACGCTGGCTCGCACGGTACGGAAACGTGCAAGAATATTTATAGTATTCAGGCCTTTGTTGATAACACCATTCAGCGCATCAGCGTGAATGCACTGCAGTACGGCTATCGCACACTTCGTATCAACGGGAAAAAGAATGATTTTATCGTCTTGGAAGCCACATTTGGCTTGACCGTAGGTGAAAGGGATGGCATCTGTAATTGCATGCGTCACAACTTTTTTAAGAAAAAGTCTAAACAACCTGTGACGGCCTGGAGCGCGGGGTGCGTTTTCAAAAATCCCACGCCAGAAATGTCTGCCGGAAAGCTGCTTGATGAAGCAGGTTTTAAGGGCAAAAAGCTTGGGGGAATGGCTTTTTCATCCCTGCACGCAAATTTTTTGATTAACGAAGGCAAGGGTAGCGCAACAGCAGCCCTGGCCCTGTTGCAAGAGGCCCGGGAAACTGTGCGGCAACGGTTCGGCATTGAGCTTGAGCCGGAGGTCAGGATAGTACCATGCCCCTTGCCCTGAAAAAGAGCGGTAAAAAAGCCCGCAATTCCTATACACGATCGTCTGCGCCAGCCAAAAAGAGTGGCAGCGGCAGGGGGCCGGAAATACGGTTTGGGGGAATTGTAACTGGTGTTTTTAAAAGGCTCAAAGGCTTCAGCGGCCTTAAAAGCCTTGCGGCGCTTACAGTTCTGCTTGCCGGTCTTGGTCTGATTATCGCGGGTGTCTGTTATTCATCGCTGTGGCTCTACAACAAGGCCATAACAAGCGATTTTTTCACCACCCGGCACGTTGATGTGACAGGCAATGTGCGGCTCTCGCACGATATGGTGCTGCAATACGGCGGCATACGCGAGGGCGACAATAGCCTGGCTGTGAGCATCGCCAAGGTTGAAAGAAATTTGCGCAAAACGCCCTGGGTAGAAGAAGCCTCAGTCAAGCGGCTGCTGCCCGACAGGTTTGTGATCAGGCTCAAGGAGCGTTTACCTTCATTTTGGGTGCACAGGGATGGTGTGCTTTATTACGCCAACGAGCTTGGCGAGATAATTGCCCCGGTGGAAAGCAAAAACTTTCTTTCGCTGCCCACGCTGCGTGTTGACCCAGGTGCAGAAGACGCTCTGCCGTATCTGACGCGTCTGATGAAGGGTATGCAAAGCGGTTTGCTGCCCATTGAGGCGGGGGCTGTTTCATCTGTCAGCGTAAGCCCCGGCAAGGGGATTGAAATTTATCTTGAAGACAGGGAAATGCGGCTTTCCATCGCTACAGACGACTGGGAAGGCAACCTTTCCCGGTTAAGTCTGACATTGGGCGATCTGGCCCGCAGACACGAACTGCGCAATGTACGCGAGATTCGATCTGTTAACGGCAATGTTTGGGTTTTACTTAACCAGCCAGCGTAAAAAACTTGCGGCATATGCCATAAAGGCATGCTGCGGCGACCCGGAGACAGGCGTTTTGAGGAGAATGGCATGAATAAATCCGAGCTCATCGTTGGCCTTGACATCGGCACCACAAAGATCTGCGCTGTGGTGGGTGAACTGTCGGAGTCGGGTCTTGTAGATGTGGTGGGCATCGGTACCAGTGTTTCCACTGGCTTGCGCAAGGGCGTAGTGGTCAATATCGAGCAGACCGTCCAGTCCATCCGCAAAGCTGTGGAAGACGCGGAGCTCATGGCCGGCTGCGAGATCCACTCTGTGTATGTGGGCATTGCAGGCAGCCACATAATGGGCATCAACAGCCACGGCGTTATCGCCGTAAAGGGCGGCGAGGTTGCGCAGCGCGATATAGAGCGCGCCCTGGATGCCGCAAGGGCTGTGGCCATTCCCGCTGACCGCGAGGTCATCCATATTCTACCTCAGGAATACATAGTTGATAACCAGCGCGGCATTGCCGACCCGCTCGGCATGGCTGGTGTGCGCCTTGAAGTGAAGGTGCACATTGTCACCGGCGCTGTTTCTTCTGCACAAAACATTGTGCGCTCGTGCCATCGCAGCCAGCTTGAAGTGGCCGATATTGCCCTTGAATCGCTGGCCTCAGCCAAGGCTGTGCTGACCGAAGAAGAACGCGAAATCGGCGTTGCACTGGTCGACCTTGGCGGCGGCACCACCGATATTGCCGTGTTTGCCAACGATGCCATAAAGCACACAGCCGTTCTGGCGCTAGGCGGGCAGAATCTCTCCAACGACATTGCCTTTGGTCTGCGCACCCCCATTGCTTCTGCCGAAAAAATCAAGCTCAAATACGGTTGCGCGCTTGCCGACCTTGTTCGCAACGACGAATTCATCGAGGTTCCAAGCGTGGGCGGGCGCGAACCGCGCCGCCTTTCGCGCCAGGTTCTGGCCGAAATCTGCGAGCCCCGCATGGAAGAAATTCTGTACCTTGTTGATCAGACCCTCGTACGCTCCGGCTACAAGGACATGATAGGCGCGGGCGTGGTGCTTACGGGCGGCACGGCGCTTATCGAAGGCTGCCAGGAACTGGGCGAGCAGATTTTCAATCTGCCCACGCGCATTGGCTACCCGCGTAACATCGGGGGCCTCAAGGACGTGGTCAACAGCCCCAAGTTTTCAACTGCGGTTGGCCTGCTGCGTTACGGCGCAGAAAAAGAACTTTCCGGGCAGAAAAAATTTACCACACGTAGCGAAAGCGGCGTTTTTGACGGCGTCCTTTCACGTATGAAAAAGTGGTTTGCGGACATTTCATAACAACCTCAAGCGGGCATTTGAGGATAGCACAGAGGAGAGGTGTAATGGCTCAGTCAATCGTTGATGATATCGATACCTCGTTGGCCAGCAATGCCAAGATCAAGGTTATTGGCGTAGGTGGCGGCGGCGGTAACGCTGTGCAGAACATGATTGCATCTGGTCTGCGCGGTGTGCAGTTTGTTTGCGCCAATACCGACGTACAGGCGCTGAACAAGAATGGCGCTTCCGTTAAAGTGCAGCTGGGCGAAAAGCTTACCAAGGGTCTTGGCGCTGGTGCCAACCCCTCCATTGGCCGTGAGGCCGCTGTGGAAAGCGTGGGCAGCATCCGTGAAGCCATCGGCGATGCCGACATGGTTTTTGTTACCGCTGGCATGGGCGGCGGCACCGGTACTGGCGCGGCCCCCGTGGTTGCGCAGGCCGCCAAGGAAATGGGCGCTCTTACCGTGGGTGTTGTGACCAAGCCCTTCAGCTTTGAAGGTGCCAAACGCAAGCGTGCGGCCGAAGCTGGTCTTGAAGAATTCAAGCAGCACGTTGACTGCCTCATCACCATTCCCAACGACCGTCTGCTTGCCTTTGCTCCCAAAAAAGCTCCCTTCTCCGAAATGCTTCAGAAGGCCAATGACGTGCTGTACTACGCCGTCAAGGGTATCTCTGACGTGATCGTGGGCGAAGGCCTCATCAACCTTGACTTTGCCGACGTGCGTACCACCATGGCAGAAGCCGGTATGGCCCTCATGGGTACTGGCATCGCCTCTGGTGAAAATCGCGCCCGCGAGGCCGCCCAGCGCGCCATCATGAGCCCCCTGCTTGAAGATGTCTCGCTTGAGAGCGCCAAGGCGGTTCTGTACAACATCACCGCCCCCACCGACATTACTGCTGATGAAATCGCCGAAATCGGCGAAATCATCGGTGATGCCACCCCCGAAGATGCCAACATCATCTTTGGTGTTGTGTTTGACGACAACATCGGTGACGAAATCCGCCTTACCGTCATTGCCACCGGCATTGATTCGCCCCAGATCATCCAGCCCGTGCAGGTCCCTGCCGCCACGGTTACCAATTTCCGCAAGCCCGGTCCTGATGCCGTGGTTGCCGAACCCCGTCGTAATACTTCGCGCCTTTCGCAGCAGGGTATGATGGAAGAGCAGGAACGTGTTGAATCGCGCCTGCCCCAGTCTTCGCGCCGCTCTGAGGTGGAACGCTGGTACGACGAAAACAGCAGCCGTCCCTCGTATCTGCAGAAGCGTGAAGTTGTGGGCCAGCCCCGTCGTCGCCAGCACAATCCTGGCCACGAAGACTTCACCTACGACGAGGATGATTTCGAAATTCCTACCTTCATCCGCACCCAGGCCGACTAGTCTGTCGCAGCCTCGGTGCGCGTGGCAAATGCTTTTTGCCCCGTGAAGGCTCATGATTTTCAGGGCTTGCCTCTTCGGCCCTGAAATGCCCGCCGGGAGGCCCATTGGGGGCCTCCCAGAGCGGGGCGTGAAAGCCCGCTTTTATGCCGCAACCTTCTGTGGGTTGCGGTTTTTTATTGTATGTTGTTTCTATTGGCTGTGTTGTGTTCTGCTGAATTGATTAGCTTGACAGTGTTACTGCAACCCCGGTTAACAAGAGGTGCAGCATGGAATTGAAACAGGCTCTGACAATTCTGCGCGATCTGTTCATGCCGCAGCCCCGCAATGCCTGCCCGCATTGCGGGGGCATTCGTTGCTTTGGTGCATGCCAGTTCAACGAAAAGCAACCTGTGGAGTCTGGAAGTAGTAAAGATGGCCAGGCCCGGCAGGGTAGCGCAACCAATAACTGGGCGAGTCCGCATGCTGACGGGCAAGGTGTTGAGAAAAAGACAAATGGCTGCACAGCAGGGCAGGTTGCCGTTACTGACAAAACCCGAGAGCAGAAATAGATCAGGATTTGGAAGCCACAAAAAAAGCCGCTGTTTGCACAGCGGCTTTTTCTATACGGGAAATTTGTGGTCTACCAGCGGCGGGGCGCGGGGCGACGTTCTTCAGCCTGGTTGATACGCAGGGTGCGACCGCCAAAATCGGTGCCGTTCAGGGCTTCGATGGCCTTGTGAGCGTCGGCTTCGTCCATTTCAACAAAACCAAAGCCACGGGGACGGCCGGTTTCGCGGTCCATGATGAGCTTGACGGAAAGGGGATCGCCGTAAGGGGCGAACAGGGCTTCAACGCCTTCCTGGGTGGCGGAAAAGGGCAGATTGCCGACATAAATGGAAACAGCCATAACGACTCCGTTGTTAAGGTGGGTAAACTTTCCGCTTGAAGCCTTACCCACGCAAAGTCTCTGGCAAAAAGAAATACAGCACCCTATGAATAATGCTGAACACTACTTTCATGCGGCAATGTCGTCAAGGGGTATCTGCAGTGGCGGGGAGTTTGATTGCCAAACCGGTTAATACAACTGAACTGCTAGTGTTAGGCAGGATTTTTTTAAAGGCCTACTAACGTATATTATCGTTGTATGCTATGATTACTGGGTTAGGCGTAGAGGTTCTCAACTGTAAAAGGCCGGTATAACCGGCCTTTTTGACAGCAAGAATTAGATAGCCTGCGTCTTTTTCTTGGCAGAGGGCTTCTTTGACTTGGCAGGAGCCTTGGCAGAAGCCTTTTTTGCTTTGGCGGGAGCCTTGGCCTTGCTGGCCTTGGGCGCTTTGGTTCCACTTGCAACAGCCGGGGTCGTGTTTGCGGCATTGGCTTCGGTGCTGATCCAGCAGGGTGCGGTGATCAACGAAAGAGCCATGGCGGCCAAAAGGAGCTTTTTCATGTTAGTATCCGTTTCTTCTGGTTATGCCACATTCACAACAACATGGCTGTACGTCTATGGCATGAGCTGCGGCGGGACGCAATAACAAATTTAAGCCTATGGGGCCGTGTGTTTGCGGGCATTTTTTGCATGAGGCCTGTTGCAGTTGACAGGGGTGCAACGCCACAGGGCCAATGTTGACAAAATGTACCTTGAATGGTCTAACGATAAGCCGTTCATTTGGCCCCGCTGGCCACGTTACGGCTGTTTGCTTCTGCTCTGCTTTTTTGACTTCTGACAGCGTGATGCTGTCAGCATCTCTGGCAAGACCCAAGCAATGTTCAACCATCTTTTACACACAGAGTCGCCATGGCCTTTTTTGCACCACGTGACGTTAAGACAACGTTAGTATGCCCCACCTGCGGCGCCCCCCTGCACATAGCCCGCACCTGCCACGAAGTGTATATGCACTGCCCGGCCTGCAAGGCCCAGTTTCCGCTCCAGGATTATATCCGTCAGGCAGACGAAGCCATGGAGCATTTTATGGAAAACGTATACTGCAACCGCATTTAGCCAGTTTTATGGACGTGCGGGCAAGCTGCCGCCCGGGCCTTCGAG
The Desulfovibrio sp. DNA segment above includes these coding regions:
- the murC gene encoding UDP-N-acetylmuramate--L-alanine ligase, translated to MNSKIRRIHMVGIGGAGMSGIAEVLLNQGYEVSGSDMSDSAVVRHLRELGAHVAVGHAAENVGDVQVLVKSTAINDENPELVEARRRNIAIIPRAEMLAELMRLRQGIAIAGTHGKTTTTSLTASIFDTAGLDPTVIIGGRLNAYGTNAHLGHGEYLIAEADESDGSFLCLLPIINVVTNVDEDHLDHYKTRAGIDDAFVQFMNNVPFYGLNIVCGDDPGVRALLARVKRPVLTYGFAEDNVLRAVPLECGVRNHFEVWRNGAKLGEVSLPQPGRHNMLNALAAIGAAMEVDISFEKCAEGLNGFGGVGRRFEFKGEKSGVTVVDDYGHHPAEIAATLATARQVFPGRRIVAAFQPHRFSRTQAHFGEFCKVFDNVDQLLLTEIYAASEKPIPGVSGQSLAQGIRQVSTTPVEYFQTLNDLAASLHNILKEGDVLLTLGAGSITRLGPAWLEGQNHA
- the ftsZ gene encoding cell division protein FtsZ; its protein translation is MAQSIVDDIDTSLASNAKIKVIGVGGGGGNAVQNMIASGLRGVQFVCANTDVQALNKNGASVKVQLGEKLTKGLGAGANPSIGREAAVESVGSIREAIGDADMVFVTAGMGGGTGTGAAPVVAQAAKEMGALTVGVVTKPFSFEGAKRKRAAEAGLEEFKQHVDCLITIPNDRLLAFAPKKAPFSEMLQKANDVLYYAVKGISDVIVGEGLINLDFADVRTTMAEAGMALMGTGIASGENRAREAAQRAIMSPLLEDVSLESAKAVLYNITAPTDITADEIAEIGEIIGDATPEDANIIFGVVFDDNIGDEIRLTVIATGIDSPQIIQPVQVPAATVTNFRKPGPDAVVAEPRRNTSRLSQQGMMEEQERVESRLPQSSRRSEVERWYDENSSRPSYLQKREVVGQPRRRQHNPGHEDFTYDEDDFEIPTFIRTQAD
- a CDS encoding FtsQ-type POTRA domain-containing protein, whose protein sequence is MPLALKKSGKKARNSYTRSSAPAKKSGSGRGPEIRFGGIVTGVFKRLKGFSGLKSLAALTVLLAGLGLIIAGVCYSSLWLYNKAITSDFFTTRHVDVTGNVRLSHDMVLQYGGIREGDNSLAVSIAKVERNLRKTPWVEEASVKRLLPDRFVIRLKERLPSFWVHRDGVLYYANELGEIIAPVESKNFLSLPTLRVDPGAEDALPYLTRLMKGMQSGLLPIEAGAVSSVSVSPGKGIEIYLEDREMRLSIATDDWEGNLSRLSLTLGDLARRHELRNVREIRSVNGNVWVLLNQPA
- a CDS encoding RNA-binding protein, with product MAVSIYVGNLPFSATQEGVEALFAPYGDPLSVKLIMDRETGRPRGFGFVEMDEADAHKAIEALNGTDFGGRTLRINQAEERRPAPRRW
- a CDS encoding dual CXXC motif small (seleno)protein, translated to MAFFAPRDVKTTLVCPTCGAPLHIARTCHEVYMHCPACKAQFPLQDYIRQADEAMEHFMENVYCNRI
- the murB gene encoding UDP-N-acetylmuramate dehydrogenase codes for the protein MMREMPAPFLAPRTTLRIGGTAIAELVLERHEDLYLLPDKLKALGGTPLVLGAGSNILAHDGELPLVLIRPFFSDGPQIVGEHEGRILVRAGAGVPMARLLRFCAVNGLSGLEGLVGIPGSVGGAVAMNAGSHGTETCKNIYSIQAFVDNTIQRISVNALQYGYRTLRINGKKNDFIVLEATFGLTVGERDGICNCMRHNFFKKKSKQPVTAWSAGCVFKNPTPEMSAGKLLDEAGFKGKKLGGMAFSSLHANFLINEGKGSATAALALLQEARETVRQRFGIELEPEVRIVPCPLP
- the ftsA gene encoding cell division protein FtsA, producing MNKSELIVGLDIGTTKICAVVGELSESGLVDVVGIGTSVSTGLRKGVVVNIEQTVQSIRKAVEDAELMAGCEIHSVYVGIAGSHIMGINSHGVIAVKGGEVAQRDIERALDAARAVAIPADREVIHILPQEYIVDNQRGIADPLGMAGVRLEVKVHIVTGAVSSAQNIVRSCHRSQLEVADIALESLASAKAVLTEEEREIGVALVDLGGGTTDIAVFANDAIKHTAVLALGGQNLSNDIAFGLRTPIASAEKIKLKYGCALADLVRNDEFIEVPSVGGREPRRLSRQVLAEICEPRMEEILYLVDQTLVRSGYKDMIGAGVVLTGGTALIEGCQELGEQIFNLPTRIGYPRNIGGLKDVVNSPKFSTAVGLLRYGAEKELSGQKKFTTRSESGVFDGVLSRMKKWFADIS